Within the Flavobacterium sp. 9R genome, the region TAGGTTTCGATAATTCGGGAATTTCCTCAATCGCAGTTTCTAGTTCTTCCATACGTTTTAGAGTAGATAATTTCATTACTCCTTTTTTACGTTTGGTGTCAATCATTATTTCGAGAGGCATCACGCCATCAAATTCTTTTTCGAAGAAAACTATATCTTGAAAGAATGCTTCTTTTTTAGGCATATCTTCAATCAAACTACCCGAAATGCGCATCTCATAAATACCGATAATACTGAATATTAGTAACGCTATTGAAGCGACATAAATCGAGAAACGATTGGTTTTGATGGTTTTAAGAATCCAATCCATAAATTTTTTCACGGAACCTCTGTCCAAATGTTTGAGGTGTCTTTCTTTAGGAGGATTCAAGTAACTGTGAAAAATTGGAATCAATATTAAACTCAAGAAAAACAAAGCCATAATATTGATTGAGGTTACCACGCCAAATTCCAACAGTAAATTATTGTTCGAAGCGACAAAAGTGGCAAAACCAATGGCTGTGGTCAAGTTGGTCATCAAAGTAGCCATTCCAATTTTGGTGGTGACTCTTTGCAGGGCTTTGGCTTTATTGCGGTGGACTTTAAATTCTTGATGGTATTTGTTGGTCAAGAAAATACAATTCGGAATCCCAATCACAATAATCAATGAAGGAACTAGAGCCGTCAAAATAGTAATTTCGTAATTGAATAGTCCCAGAAAACCAAACGACCACATTACTCCAATCACAACAATTACGATAGAAATTAAAGTCGCTTTGAAACTTCTAAAAAAGAAGAAAAACAATAAAGAAGTAATCAATAACGAAGCGCCAATAAAAATACTAATCTCGTCGGTAATCGTTTTGGCATTCAACGTTCGAATGTAAGGCATCCCCGAAACGCGAAGGTCAATTTTGGTTTCTTTTTCAAAAGTGGTTATCGCAGGGATTAATTTTTCTAAAACAAAGGTTTTACGAGCCTTAGTATTCACGATTTTTTTGTCCATATAAATCGCCGAGCGAACACTTCCAGACCGTTTGTTGAACAATAATCCTTCATAAAAGGGAAGGTCATTGAACAACTCTTTTTTGATGGTTTGCAAATATTTTGGATTGAGAGCTTTCGATTCGTCTACAAAAGGAACCAATTCGAATGTTTCTAAAGCTTCGTTTTTTTGTAGTTTTTTCAAATCATTGAGCGAAACCACCAAGTCTACCTCCTGATTTTGTTTGATGGTATTCATCAATTTACTCCAAGCGGCATAGGCTTTTGGCGTAAAAAAAGTGGAGTCTTTTACTCCTATAATTATCAAATTCCCCTCTTCTCCAAATTTGTCCAAAAAGGCATTGTATTCTACATTTGCAATGTTGTCATCGGGCAACATATTCGCTTCGGTAAACGTAAAATGAATATTTTTCCATTGCAGTGCCAAGAAGACGGTAATGGCTGCAATGATAGAGAGCATTAAAATTCTATTTCTAAGGACAATACGAGCGATAAGTTCCCAAAATCCCAAACTAAACCATTTAATCATTTTCTGTATTTAAAAGGGTGCAAAGGTAACGAAACCTCGATTAAAAAAGGTAGGAAATCCTTGGTTTGATGGCAGTTTTTTTGAAAGCTTTTTGGTTTTTATTAATTTATTGTTCTTAATATTTGAAATAGTATCTCTAATTTTTTGCATTTCTCCAATATGTAAAGAATTTCATCATATGCTTATGTGTTGGAAGAAAAAGCTTCTTTATAATTAAATCCTACTTTTTATGTGAATATGTTAGTTTATACATTAGAATTTATTTTATTTTTTAAAATTGAAAAAAAAACAGTTGGGTTATAATTTATACATTTTGTTTCGCCACCTTTGCAAAACTATTTTTTATTAGAGTTACTATCAATACAATATACTATAAGCAATGTCCTCATCTATTATTATTACTATTTGTATTTTATTACTTTTGGCTTATTTTTTTGATATTACTTCTTCAAAAACTAAGATTCCATCTATTGTTTTATTATTAATATTAGGATGGTTTGTTAAACAAGGAACAACACTACTTCATATAGTAATACCCGATTTAAATCCTATTTTGCCTGTAATTGGAACTATTGGACTTATTTTAATTGTATTAGAAGGTTCTTTGGAATTGGAATTAAAAAAATCGAACTTGTCATTAGTTAAAAAATCATCTATTGTAGCATTTTTCCCAATCTTTTTGTTAAGTTTTGGATTAGGATATGCGTTTTACTATTTCGGCAATATCTCATTCAAAGAAGGTTTGGCCAATGCTATCCCTTTAGCAGTAATTAGTAGTGCTGTTGCTATATCAAGTGCAAAAA harbors:
- a CDS encoding RND family transporter — its product is MIKWFSLGFWELIARIVLRNRILMLSIIAAITVFLALQWKNIHFTFTEANMLPDDNIANVEYNAFLDKFGEEGNLIIIGVKDSTFFTPKAYAAWSKLMNTIKQNQEVDLVVSLNDLKKLQKNEALETFELVPFVDESKALNPKYLQTIKKELFNDLPFYEGLLFNKRSGSVRSAIYMDKKIVNTKARKTFVLEKLIPAITTFEKETKIDLRVSGMPYIRTLNAKTITDEISIFIGASLLITSLLFFFFFRSFKATLISIVIVVIGVMWSFGFLGLFNYEITILTALVPSLIIVIGIPNCIFLTNKYHQEFKVHRNKAKALQRVTTKIGMATLMTNLTTAIGFATFVASNNNLLLEFGVVTSINIMALFFLSLILIPIFHSYLNPPKERHLKHLDRGSVKKFMDWILKTIKTNRFSIYVASIALLIFSIIGIYEMRISGSLIEDMPKKEAFFQDIVFFEKEFDGVMPLEIMIDTKRKKGVMKLSTLKRMEELETAIEEIPELSKPISIVNLVKYSKQAYYNGNPDYYELPTSQEQAFILSYAKNATANSKENLMKSYVDSTGQYARITTFMRDENGDQIAKIEAEIRKKADKLFPKERYNVIITGKALVFQKGTGYLLDNLLSSLIFAFFLTALLIGFMFRSFKMILVSIIPNLLPLFLTAGLMGFLDIPLKPSTILVFGIAFGLSVDDTLRFLSQYREELKKNNWKIKKSVYATFNESGLSMFYTSIVLFFGFSVFMLSSFGGTIALGGLISLTLLFGMLSNLMLLPALVLTLNKTLANEQEFIEPKIDIIERSDEEIDSLTNDKK